A genomic segment from Maniola jurtina chromosome 16, ilManJurt1.1, whole genome shotgun sequence encodes:
- the LOC123872940 gene encoding uncharacterized protein LOC123872940 isoform X1, protein MYMSGFFIFSPELSARMTPQEERENSRGAEIADTFEDDMFGPPRTEPAARPKLSMISARLRANEERKRVIEICSQKLENIEDPARDLRRSVCINNTYCRLSEEARREKEARRRRAREECDDSWIGKKARRAVEDECLALLDAIPELGDANLGCAQLARQMQDGSRQDALLPAGLLTVLDS, encoded by the exons ATGTACATGTctggattttttattttctctccTGAACTATCGGCGAG AATGACTCCGCAAGAGGAGCGAGAAAATTCTCGCGGAGCCGAGATCGCGGACACGTTTGAGGACGACATGTTCGGGCCGCCTCGCACCGAGCCCGCCGCCAGGCCCAAGCTCTCCATGATCTCCGCCCGCCTCCGCGCCAACGAGGAGCGCAAGCGCGTCATCGAAATCTGCTCACAGAAATTGGAGAACATCGAAGATCCCGCCAGAGACCTGCGCAGATCCGTGTGCATAAACAACACGTACTGCCGCCTCAGCGAGGAAGCGCGCAGGGAGAAGGAGGCCAGAAGACGAAGGGCGCGGGAAGAGTGCGACGACTCGTGGATAGGGAAGAAGGCGCGTCGCGCGGTCGAGGACGAGTGCTTGGCGTTGCTGGACGCGATACCGGAGCTGGGGGACGCCAACCTGGGCTGCGCGCAGCTCGCGCGGCAGATGCAGGATGGCTCCCGACAGGACGCGCTGCTGCCCGCCGGCCTGCTCACCGTGCTGGACTCATGA
- the LOC123872940 gene encoding uncharacterized protein LOC123872940 isoform X2, protein MTPQEERENSRGAEIADTFEDDMFGPPRTEPAARPKLSMISARLRANEERKRVIEICSQKLENIEDPARDLRRSVCINNTYCRLSEEARREKEARRRRAREECDDSWIGKKARRAVEDECLALLDAIPELGDANLGCAQLARQMQDGSRQDALLPAGLLTVLDS, encoded by the coding sequence ATGACTCCGCAAGAGGAGCGAGAAAATTCTCGCGGAGCCGAGATCGCGGACACGTTTGAGGACGACATGTTCGGGCCGCCTCGCACCGAGCCCGCCGCCAGGCCCAAGCTCTCCATGATCTCCGCCCGCCTCCGCGCCAACGAGGAGCGCAAGCGCGTCATCGAAATCTGCTCACAGAAATTGGAGAACATCGAAGATCCCGCCAGAGACCTGCGCAGATCCGTGTGCATAAACAACACGTACTGCCGCCTCAGCGAGGAAGCGCGCAGGGAGAAGGAGGCCAGAAGACGAAGGGCGCGGGAAGAGTGCGACGACTCGTGGATAGGGAAGAAGGCGCGTCGCGCGGTCGAGGACGAGTGCTTGGCGTTGCTGGACGCGATACCGGAGCTGGGGGACGCCAACCTGGGCTGCGCGCAGCTCGCGCGGCAGATGCAGGATGGCTCCCGACAGGACGCGCTGCTGCCCGCCGGCCTGCTCACCGTGCTGGACTCATGA